A genomic stretch from Pararhizobium sp. IMCC21322 includes:
- a CDS encoding N-acetyltransferase, producing the protein MISFLNPARLINREILLRPLEEQDCVAMSDIHATGFDPAWSAEDMMGLLRQNNVFGYLALETGPLTRNRPVGFVLLRHAADEAEILTIAVAAQTRGRGVGRKLMAESLRKLYADRISRLILEVDENNQSALHLYRQLGFEQVGVRKGYYTHAEKRKGVSGGTALVMACNVR; encoded by the coding sequence GTGATCTCATTCCTCAATCCGGCACGTCTTATAAACCGGGAAATCCTGCTGCGGCCTTTGGAAGAGCAGGATTGCGTGGCCATGTCCGACATTCACGCTACCGGCTTTGATCCTGCCTGGAGCGCTGAGGACATGATGGGCCTGCTGCGCCAGAACAATGTGTTCGGTTATCTGGCGCTTGAAACCGGTCCGCTGACCCGGAACCGACCGGTTGGCTTTGTGTTGTTGCGCCACGCCGCAGATGAAGCGGAAATTCTGACAATTGCCGTCGCCGCGCAGACCAGAGGCCGGGGTGTTGGTCGCAAGCTGATGGCTGAGTCGCTCAGAAAACTCTACGCCGACCGCATCAGCAGACTGATCCTGGAAGTTGATGAGAACAATCAGTCCGCGTTGCATCTCTACCGACAGCTCGGGTTTGAGCAGGTAGGCGTGCGCAAGGGGTATTACACCCACGCTGAAAAGCGCAAAGGTGTATCTGGCGGGACAGCGCTTGTCATGGCCTGCAATGTTCGGTAA
- the tsaB gene encoding tRNA (adenosine(37)-N6)-threonylcarbamoyltransferase complex dimerization subunit type 1 TsaB — translation MVQLSIDTCNALCAVAVSRWEDGRVQLVARNTQDLGRGHAEVLTGQIATLLSTCGLAPADIDRIAVTKGPGSFTGQRVGLATARVLAATLKIDAIGVDVLDALLLEARALSRDSQAFCAINDARRGAAYVKAVDNSGTVLIDDSLIPVDALPGALAALPKPLCLIGSGLSLLSAENAGEPHFIDTTLPDILSIAELGHTLAVETNPAEPLYLRGADAKPQSAKHVLRPAAQDRGRSSGAAL, via the coding sequence ATGGTTCAACTCAGTATAGATACCTGTAATGCGCTTTGTGCGGTCGCGGTTTCCAGATGGGAAGACGGCCGGGTTCAGCTTGTCGCGCGGAACACACAGGATCTGGGACGGGGTCATGCGGAAGTTCTGACCGGGCAGATTGCCACGCTGCTCTCAACGTGCGGTCTTGCACCTGCTGATATTGACCGGATTGCCGTCACGAAAGGCCCCGGCTCATTCACCGGCCAGCGGGTTGGCCTTGCGACAGCCAGGGTTCTGGCAGCAACACTGAAAATTGATGCCATCGGGGTCGATGTGCTGGACGCATTGCTGCTGGAAGCGCGTGCGCTCAGCCGCGATTCGCAGGCCTTCTGTGCTATCAACGATGCAAGGCGCGGCGCCGCTTATGTCAAAGCTGTGGATAATTCTGGGACTGTGCTGATAGATGACAGCCTGATCCCTGTTGACGCTCTTCCAGGCGCGCTGGCAGCTTTGCCCAAGCCGCTCTGCCTGATTGGCTCAGGCCTTTCCTTGCTGTCTGCTGAAAACGCAGGAGAGCCGCATTTCATCGACACCACGCTGCCGGATATTCTGAGCATAGCCGAGCTTGGCCACACGCTGGCCGTTGAAACCAACCCGGCAGAGCCGCTTTATCTGCGCGGTGCTGATGCAAAACCTCAATCTGCAAAACATGTGCTGCGCCCTGCTGCACAAGACCGTGGCAGATCGTCAGGGGCAGCGCTGTGA
- a CDS encoding NifU family protein — MFIQTEATPNPATLKFLPGQTVLAKETRDYRSASDAEDSPLAQKLFSVEGVDGVFFGQEFISVTKSDVEWAHIKPAILGAIMEHFLSGLPVLDGTGDADAESSGEFFEESDAETVKVIKELLETRVRPAVANDGGDITFQGFKDGVVFLHMRGACAGCPSSTATLKHGIENLLRHFVPDVQEVRPVT; from the coding sequence ATGTTTATCCAGACAGAAGCTACGCCAAATCCAGCCACGCTGAAGTTCCTTCCGGGACAGACGGTGCTGGCAAAGGAAACACGCGATTATCGCAGCGCTTCAGATGCTGAAGATTCTCCGCTTGCGCAGAAATTGTTTTCTGTCGAGGGCGTGGACGGCGTGTTTTTTGGTCAGGAATTCATCTCCGTTACCAAATCGGATGTGGAATGGGCCCATATCAAACCGGCCATTCTGGGTGCGATTATGGAGCATTTCCTGTCCGGACTGCCGGTGCTTGATGGCACGGGTGATGCCGATGCCGAGAGCAGTGGTGAATTTTTTGAAGAAAGTGATGCGGAAACGGTGAAAGTCATCAAGGAATTGCTGGAGACGCGTGTGCGCCCGGCAGTGGCCAATGATGGTGGCGACATCACGTTTCAGGGCTTCAAGGATGGCGTTGTCTTCCTTCATATGCGCGGTGCCTGTGCAGGCTGCCCGTCATCCACAGCGACACTGAAGCACGGCATTGAAAACCTGCTGCGCCATTTTGTGCCCGATGTGCAGGAAGTGCGCCCGGTCACCTGA
- a CDS encoding helix-turn-helix transcriptional regulator, translating to MMSAEQGAFRALADPTRRQILMHLGSSDMTIAEVSDQFDMTRGAVRKHLTILEEGNLISVHPKGRERINRLAPEGIRAAADWLNYFNRFWDEKLSALQTAIENEQRNESEKKS from the coding sequence ATGATGTCGGCAGAGCAGGGGGCTTTTCGTGCCCTGGCAGACCCAACGCGTCGTCAGATTCTCATGCATCTTGGGTCATCAGACATGACCATTGCCGAGGTTTCAGACCAATTTGACATGACCAGAGGCGCAGTCCGGAAACATCTGACTATTCTGGAAGAAGGCAATCTGATCTCGGTGCATCCCAAAGGGCGAGAGCGGATCAACCGGCTGGCACCCGAAGGCATCAGGGCCGCCGCTGACTGGCTCAACTACTTCAACCGTTTCTGGGATGAAAAACTGAGCGCACTGCAAACTGCAATTGAAAACGAACAACGCAATGAAAGTGAAAAAAAATCATGA
- a CDS encoding Fur family transcriptional regulator, which produces MAQKLIEADKKSLLEQQCSEMGLRLTEQRKVIARVLEQSDDHPDVEELHKRASAVDANISVSTVYRTTRLFEEQGIIERHEFRDGRSRYETVPDEHHDHLIDVKNGRVIEFRNERIEQLQELIAEELGYRLVDHRLELYAVPLPDADKDPQD; this is translated from the coding sequence ATGGCGCAAAAACTGATCGAGGCCGACAAGAAATCCCTGCTTGAACAGCAATGCAGCGAAATGGGCTTACGCCTGACCGAACAACGCAAGGTTATTGCCCGCGTTCTGGAACAATCGGATGACCATCCCGATGTGGAAGAACTTCACAAACGCGCATCAGCCGTTGATGCCAATATCTCTGTTTCAACCGTCTACCGCACCACGCGGCTGTTTGAGGAACAGGGCATTATTGAGCGCCATGAATTTCGTGATGGCCGCTCTCGTTATGAAACAGTTCCTGATGAGCATCATGATCACCTGATTGATGTGAAGAACGGACGCGTTATCGAATTTCGCAATGAACGCATTGAGCAGTTGCAGGAGTTGATTGCCGAAGAGCTGGGTTATCGGCTTGTCGACCACCGGCTGGAACTCTATGCAGTTCCGTTGCCCGATGCCGACAAAGATCCACAGGACTGA
- a CDS encoding SRPBCC domain-containing protein, protein MSNDTLNKSIFLPASRETVWSFLTEKDKLKLWFQPAEADLVDKQDYALISTGDDGSVNKICWGTVLEMDPPSRLKYSFTIKPLNGASTIVIWELEALDGGTKLSLTHEGISQAAGEAAMGLILALDKGWDEHLASLRKAAS, encoded by the coding sequence ATGAGCAATGACACATTGAACAAATCCATCTTCCTGCCTGCTTCACGCGAAACCGTCTGGTCCTTTCTGACCGAGAAAGACAAGCTCAAACTATGGTTTCAGCCCGCTGAGGCCGATCTTGTGGACAAGCAGGATTATGCACTCATTTCGACCGGGGATGATGGCTCTGTAAACAAAATTTGCTGGGGCACGGTGCTGGAAATGGACCCACCGAGCCGCCTGAAATACTCATTCACCATCAAACCGTTGAATGGGGCCAGCACCATTGTGATCTGGGAGCTGGAAGCACTTGATGGCGGCACGAAACTGTCGCTGACCCATGAAGGCATCAGTCAGGCTGCGGGCGAAGCTGCAATGGGTCTGATACTGGCGCTCGACAAGGGTTGGGACGAACATTTGGCAAGTCTGCGTAAGGCAGCGAGCTAG
- a CDS encoding DUF4437 domain-containing protein, which yields MFYKLTMRLAILASAALIASSAVGASAEIDEGGDQIINKPAAQMNWEMTGEGVQFAALQGDRFSEAYMAMVKLPAGLISPAHIKSANMYGLVLSGTITHHAVDVGPDDEVALPAGSYYKIPAGLAHVSKCVSDVDCVTFLYQDGKFDFLPIGQ from the coding sequence GTGTTTTACAAATTAACCATGCGTCTCGCAATTCTTGCCTCCGCAGCCTTGATCGCAAGCTCTGCTGTCGGTGCCAGCGCCGAAATTGATGAAGGCGGGGATCAGATTATCAACAAGCCAGCCGCGCAGATGAATTGGGAGATGACCGGCGAGGGCGTTCAGTTCGCCGCACTGCAGGGGGATCGTTTCTCAGAAGCCTATATGGCGATGGTGAAATTGCCTGCAGGCCTGATCAGCCCGGCGCACATCAAATCGGCAAACATGTATGGCCTGGTTCTCAGCGGCACCATCACGCACCACGCGGTGGATGTCGGGCCGGATGATGAGGTCGCGCTTCCTGCCGGCTCATACTACAAAATTCCTGCGGGTCTCGCCCATGTCAGCAAATGCGTTTCCGACGTCGATTGCGTCACCTTTCTCTATCAGGATGGCAAGTTTGATTTCCTGCCAATTGGCCAATGA